In the Williamwhitmania sp. genome, one interval contains:
- the secG gene encoding preprotein translocase subunit SecG, which produces MYTIVLFLILAASILLVLVVLAQNSKGGGLASNFTASNQVMGVRKTADFLEKATWTLAIALLVLSLVAVVAIPKADRQKATSEIESQVEQTAPPAATPDFQTTPKQDSKPQAQPATQPQPEKK; this is translated from the coding sequence ATGTATACAATTGTATTATTTCTCATTCTTGCGGCCTCCATCTTGTTGGTCTTAGTCGTACTGGCTCAAAATTCAAAAGGAGGAGGACTTGCTTCCAATTTTACTGCATCGAACCAGGTAATGGGTGTTAGAAAGACCGCCGACTTTCTCGAAAAAGCAACATGGACTTTGGCTATTGCACTCTTAGTATTGAGTCTTGTAGCCGTTGTTGCAATTCCAAAGGCCGATCGCCAAAAAGCAACATCAGAAATTGAAAGCCAGGTAGAACAAACAGCACCTCCGGCAGCAACTCCCGACTTTCAAACAACTCCTAAACAAGATAGTAAACCACAGGCACAACCCGCTACTCAGCCGCAGCCTGAAAAGAAATAG
- a CDS encoding tetratricopeptide repeat protein: protein MLNTETFYSLLAGDRSQYGEAAISLEVLLKQYPWFEMGHVLRAALPNSSSNQLKVAATYAQNRKQLQLFINAASISPKSTPPIAELPNEPQETGSTAVEEVELQVGQDLLEISEQQQTDKVLDVKSEEPPLATSGPEVFELEETDAPVNDDLIDVFLKTAPRIVPPKEIPTEQEDISMDSVKEPSDVATELLAQIFLEQKLFDKAIATYEKLCLKYPEKSAYFAGQIEEIKKLLLP, encoded by the coding sequence ATGCTAAACACGGAAACATTTTACTCCCTCCTCGCAGGTGATAGAAGCCAATATGGAGAAGCTGCAATATCTTTAGAAGTTCTCCTTAAACAATACCCTTGGTTTGAGATGGGACATGTTCTGCGAGCAGCCCTGCCAAACAGTAGCAGCAACCAGCTAAAAGTAGCTGCAACCTACGCGCAAAACAGGAAGCAGCTGCAACTTTTTATCAATGCTGCTAGTATCTCGCCAAAGAGCACACCCCCAATAGCTGAGTTACCGAATGAACCTCAGGAAACTGGGTCAACTGCTGTTGAAGAAGTCGAACTGCAGGTGGGTCAAGACCTGCTAGAGATTTCGGAGCAGCAGCAAACCGACAAAGTTTTGGATGTTAAGAGCGAGGAACCACCTTTAGCTACATCGGGACCGGAGGTGTTTGAATTGGAGGAGACAGATGCCCCCGTCAACGATGACCTTATTGATGTGTTTCTTAAGACGGCTCCTCGGATTGTACCACCAAAAGAGATTCCCACTGAACAGGAGGATATTTCCATGGACAGCGTTAAAGAACCTAGCGACGTTGCCACAGAATTGCTTGCACAAATCTTTCTTGAGCAGAAGTTATTCGACAAGGCCATTGCAACCTACGAAAAATTATGCTTGAAATATCCGGAAAAAAGTGCTTACTTTGCTGGTCAAATCGAAGAGATAAAGAAACTACTGCTACCGTAA
- a CDS encoding LptE family protein has protein sequence MNNRLVNILFIGLTIVLITGSCAVKYSFTGASIPPESKTVSVKYFNNISPNVDPSLSQTLTEAVKNRFVSQTSLAVVQNDGDLNFEGQITNSTVTPVAIQGNQYALQNRLTITVQVKFTNKNNPELNFSKSFSEYEDFPSTQTLLQVQSSLTTLIVDKLVDDIFNQAVANW, from the coding sequence ATGAACAATCGCCTCGTCAACATACTCTTTATTGGCCTCACTATAGTTTTGATAACCGGTTCGTGTGCGGTTAAGTACTCCTTCACTGGCGCATCTATTCCACCCGAATCTAAAACTGTAAGCGTAAAGTACTTCAATAACATCTCGCCAAACGTTGATCCTTCGCTGAGCCAAACCCTAACAGAGGCCGTCAAGAATAGATTTGTATCTCAAACCTCCTTGGCTGTTGTGCAAAATGATGGTGACCTCAACTTTGAAGGTCAGATCACTAACTCTACGGTAACCCCGGTAGCAATTCAAGGTAATCAGTACGCCCTCCAAAACAGGCTGACCATTACGGTTCAGGTTAAGTTTACCAATAAAAACAATCCTGAGTTAAACTTCAGCAAATCGTTCTCAGAATACGAAGATTTCCCCTCGACACAAACGCTGCTTCAAGTCCAATCTAGCCTTACAACACTGATAGTAGATAAGCTTGTGGATGATATCTTTAACCAAGCTGTTGCAAATTGGTAA
- a CDS encoding sigma-54 dependent transcriptional regulator, whose translation MIDIQRIKQRFGIIGVSTGLHRALEVAVQVAHTDLSVLISGESGTGKEVFPQVIHQFSARKHGSYIAVNCGAIPEGTIDSELFGHEKGSFTGATESRKGYFEVADGGTIFLDEVAELPLSTQVRLLRVLETGEFMRVGSSKSQKTNVRVIAATNVNLNHAIQENRFREDLYYRLNTVPIAIPPLRERVEDIHLLFRKFAADFAEKYSMPAINLSTEARRMLENYKWPGNIRQLKNVTEQISVIEENRTVSEDTLRLYLPDYTEVKLPALYKGVDERTFSSEREILYKVLFDMKNDMSDLKKLVYDLMQNRSSDFAESDKAVLLQRLYHTVPDTMHEFNHGPVGHVVESTSKNKHSVIDTEEFVEESLSLEDKEIEFIKKALEKHKGKRKNAAQELGISERTLYRKLKEHNLE comes from the coding sequence ATGATCGACATACAGAGAATTAAGCAACGATTTGGCATTATTGGGGTTAGCACTGGGCTACATCGAGCGCTCGAAGTGGCGGTACAGGTTGCACACACCGATCTGAGCGTTCTCATTTCTGGAGAAAGCGGCACAGGCAAGGAGGTATTTCCCCAGGTAATCCACCAGTTTAGCGCACGTAAGCACGGATCCTACATTGCAGTAAACTGCGGTGCCATTCCCGAAGGGACCATTGATTCTGAACTTTTTGGACATGAAAAAGGATCGTTTACCGGAGCCACCGAAAGCCGTAAAGGTTACTTTGAAGTGGCCGATGGTGGAACCATTTTCCTTGACGAAGTGGCAGAGTTGCCCCTTTCCACCCAGGTCAGGTTGCTCCGCGTGTTAGAAACGGGCGAATTCATGCGGGTTGGATCGTCGAAATCACAAAAAACTAACGTTAGGGTAATCGCTGCAACTAACGTAAACTTGAACCATGCAATTCAGGAGAATCGGTTTCGTGAAGATTTATACTACAGGCTAAACACCGTTCCCATTGCTATTCCACCTCTGCGCGAAAGGGTCGAAGACATACACCTGCTTTTTAGAAAATTTGCGGCTGATTTTGCCGAAAAATATTCAATGCCGGCCATCAACCTCTCCACAGAGGCGAGAAGGATGCTTGAGAATTACAAATGGCCCGGAAACATTCGTCAACTCAAGAATGTAACCGAACAAATTTCGGTTATTGAAGAGAACCGAACAGTTTCGGAGGATACGCTCCGGCTTTACCTCCCTGACTATACTGAGGTAAAGTTGCCGGCCCTATACAAAGGCGTTGATGAACGCACGTTTTCGTCCGAACGCGAAATCCTCTACAAAGTTCTTTTCGACATGAAGAACGATATGAGCGATCTGAAGAAGTTGGTATACGATCTGATGCAAAACCGTTCATCCGATTTTGCAGAATCTGACAAGGCAGTGCTTCTCCAGCGTCTTTATCATACAGTACCCGACACGATGCATGAGTTCAATCACGGCCCAGTTGGCCATGTAGTAGAATCGACCTCAAAAAACAAACATAGCGTTATCGATACTGAAGAGTTTGTAGAAGAGTCTCTATCCCTTGAAGATAAAGAGATTGAGTTTATCAAAAAAGCCCTCGAAAAGCATAAGGGTAAGCGAAAAAATGCGGCTCAAGAGCTTGGCATCTCCGAACGCACGCTCTACCGTAAGCTCAAAGAACATAACCTTGAATAA
- a CDS encoding co-chaperone GroES: MSEVKIKPLADRVLVEAKEAEEKTASGIYIPDTAKEKPQRGTVVAVGSGTKDIAMEVKVGDEVLYGKYSGTEIAVDGKDYLIMKQSDILAVL; the protein is encoded by the coding sequence ATGTCAGAGGTTAAAATTAAACCATTAGCAGACAGAGTTCTGGTTGAAGCCAAGGAGGCTGAAGAAAAAACTGCCAGTGGAATTTATATTCCCGACACTGCGAAGGAAAAGCCCCAAAGAGGGACCGTTGTGGCTGTAGGTTCAGGCACCAAAGACATTGCCATGGAAGTTAAAGTTGGCGATGAAGTTCTTTATGGAAAGTATTCCGGCACAGAAATCGCCGTTGACGGCAAGGACTACCTTATCATGAAGCAGTCCGATATTCTTGCAGTTCTCTAG
- the groL gene encoding chaperonin GroEL (60 kDa chaperone family; promotes refolding of misfolded polypeptides especially under stressful conditions; forms two stacked rings of heptamers to form a barrel-shaped 14mer; ends can be capped by GroES; misfolded proteins enter the barrel where they are refolded when GroES binds): MAKEIKFNIEARDLLKKGVDELADAVKVTLGPKGRNVVIDKKFGAPQITKDGVTVAKEIELSDPFANMGAQMVKEVASKTADDAGDGTTTATVLAQSIISVGLKNVTAGANPMDLKRGIDKAVIKVVEALKKQSQEIGDESLKIEQVSTISANNDSTIGKLIAEAMGKVKREGVITVEESKGIETYVEVVEGMQFDRGYISPYFITDADKMEATLESPMILITDKKVSTMKDLLPILEPIAQGGHSLLIIAEDIDGEALATLVVNKLRGSLKIAAVKAPGFGDRRKEMLEDIAVLTGGVVISEEKGLRLDAAKIEMLGRAEKITINKENTTVVNGAGDKAGIKQRVAQIKVQIENTTSDYDREKLQERLAKLAGGVAVLYVGAASEVEMKEKKDRVDDALSATRAAVEEGIVPGGGVAYIRAIEALENQKGDNDDETTGILIVKRAIEEPLRQIVINAGLEGSVIVQKVKEGKGDFGYNARTDKYENLFKSGVIDPTKVTRIALENAASIAGMFLTTECVLVDKKEDNAMPPMNPGMGGMGGMM; this comes from the coding sequence ATGGCAAAAGAAATTAAATTCAATATTGAAGCTCGTGACCTTCTTAAAAAAGGTGTTGATGAGCTGGCCGACGCTGTAAAGGTTACCCTCGGACCAAAAGGTCGCAACGTGGTTATCGACAAAAAATTTGGCGCTCCTCAAATTACAAAAGACGGTGTAACCGTTGCAAAGGAGATTGAACTGTCCGATCCATTCGCCAACATGGGCGCCCAAATGGTAAAGGAAGTTGCCTCAAAAACAGCAGATGATGCAGGAGATGGCACAACTACTGCTACCGTACTTGCTCAATCTATTATTAGCGTTGGGCTAAAGAACGTTACTGCTGGCGCAAACCCAATGGATCTTAAAAGAGGTATCGACAAAGCCGTGATCAAGGTAGTTGAGGCCCTTAAGAAGCAGAGCCAGGAAATTGGTGACGAAAGCCTGAAGATTGAGCAGGTTAGCACCATTTCGGCCAACAACGACAGCACCATTGGCAAGCTTATTGCTGAAGCCATGGGCAAAGTAAAGCGCGAAGGCGTTATCACCGTTGAGGAAAGTAAGGGTATTGAAACTTACGTTGAGGTAGTTGAAGGAATGCAATTCGACCGCGGATATATTTCGCCCTACTTCATCACCGATGCCGACAAGATGGAGGCAACCCTCGAAAGCCCAATGATTCTTATCACCGATAAGAAAGTTAGCACCATGAAAGACTTGCTCCCAATTCTTGAACCAATTGCTCAGGGAGGTCATTCACTGCTAATAATTGCAGAAGACATTGATGGCGAAGCTCTTGCAACATTGGTTGTGAATAAGCTGCGTGGATCGCTCAAAATTGCAGCAGTTAAGGCTCCTGGTTTTGGCGATCGTCGTAAGGAAATGCTTGAAGACATTGCCGTACTGACCGGAGGTGTTGTGATTTCTGAAGAAAAAGGACTTCGCCTTGACGCTGCCAAGATCGAAATGCTTGGACGTGCCGAAAAGATAACCATCAACAAGGAGAATACCACCGTAGTAAATGGTGCTGGCGATAAGGCTGGTATAAAGCAGCGTGTGGCCCAGATTAAGGTTCAAATTGAAAACACCACCAGCGACTACGACCGTGAAAAGTTACAGGAGCGCTTGGCCAAGTTGGCAGGTGGCGTAGCCGTTCTATACGTAGGTGCCGCCTCAGAGGTTGAAATGAAGGAAAAGAAGGACCGTGTTGACGATGCCCTTAGCGCAACCCGCGCTGCCGTTGAGGAAGGCATTGTTCCCGGAGGTGGTGTTGCATACATCCGCGCTATTGAAGCTCTTGAGAACCAAAAGGGTGATAACGATGACGAGACTACTGGAATCCTAATTGTTAAGAGAGCCATTGAAGAACCTCTCCGCCAAATTGTGATTAATGCAGGTCTTGAGGGATCGGTTATCGTTCAGAAGGTTAAGGAAGGTAAGGGCGACTTTGGCTACAATGCCCGCACTGACAAATACGAAAACCTATTCAAGAGCGGTGTTATCGATCCAACAAAGGTTACCCGCATTGCATTGGAAAATGCAGCATCAATTGCAGGCATGTTCCTTACTACCGAGTGCGTACTTGTCGACAAAAAAGAAGACAACGCTATGCCTCCAATGAACCCAGGAATGGGTGGCATGGGTGGTATGATGTAA